In Apium graveolens cultivar Ventura chromosome 10, ASM990537v1, whole genome shotgun sequence, the following are encoded in one genomic region:
- the LOC141690649 gene encoding uncharacterized protein LOC141690649 has translation MTHNDGKEHWEYPRNGDLKVNTDAAIFTNSNRYSFSMVARDHLGELVEAKSSCKQGTIDPVLAEAIGIREALSWVKEHGWCGTAVETDCLAMVQAIRCSSVTLSYLGRVIDECKGLLAQLKERNVTLMFVKRSANKVAHYLARHSNSIADRSWRMEDVSPDFYRVMLDDLKVE, from the coding sequence ATGACTCACAATGATGGCAAAGAGCACTGGGAATATCCAAGGAATGGAGACCTGAAAGTCAACACTGACGCTGCGATTTTTACAAATTCTAACAGATACAGTTTTTCCATGGTGGCTCGAGATCATCTAGGAGAGTTAGTTGAAGCCAAGTCCAGTTGCAAACAGGGTACAATTGATCCAGTTTTAGCAGAAGCGATAGGGATCAGGGAGGCGTTAAGTTGGGTGAAGGAACATGGGTGGTGCGGAACAGCAGTGGAGACGGACTGCCTTGCTATGGTTCAAGCAATTCGGTGTTCGAGTGTTACATTATCATATCTGGGTCGTGTCATAGATGAATGCAAGGGTCTATTAGCTCAGTTAAAGGAGAGAAATGTTACTCTCATGTTTGTAAAACGGTCTGCGAATAAGGTGGCTCACTACTTAGCGAGACACTCGAATTCTATAGCTGATCGTAGTTGGCGAATGGAGGATGTTAGCCCAGACTTTTATCGTGTAATGTTGGATGATTTGAAAGTTGAATAA